ACCGCTCTCGCCCGGACCCAGACCGAGGATCTCCCGGCACAGCACGACGAGCGCCCGGTAGCGGCCTTTCGAGGAAACGTCGAGGCGATCGTAGGCCGCCTTCATCCGGTCCTCCGCGGTTCCCTGCCGCGCGAGAAGCCGTTCGCCATCGACCAGCCGCTGAAACCGATCGCTCGCCGAGCGGCCCCCGACGAAGGCCACGAAAGCCGCGAGCCCGAGAAACCAGAAGCCCGGATTGACGAAGCCGGCGAGCCCGAAGGCGGTAAGGAGCATTTGAGTGAGAGGCATGGCGCCGAGCACCCTGGACCGCACCGGTTTCCAGAACGCAGCCTTGACGTATTCCCAGTATGGGAGACGCTCGCCGGCCATAGCTCAGCTGTGCCTCACTTCAGCGTATCCACCTTCCGGAAGGCTTCGCCCACTGCCGCCACCGCCTCCTTGAAAGCCGCCGTCTCCTGAACGGCCAGCGGATCCGCGTCCCTCGTCTTCGGGATTCCATCGCGGAACTCATGGGCGATCCGACCAGGGGCCGCCGCCATCACCCACACCCGATCCCCGAGGTAGACCGCCTCGGCGATGGAGTGGGTCACGATCAGGACGGTGGCCTGCACTTCGTGCCACAGCTCCATGATGAGCCGCTGCATGTCCAAGCGGGTAGGCTCGTCGAGGGCGGAGAACGGCTCGTCCATCAGGATGATCTTCGGCTTGAGCACCAGCGTGCGCGCGATCGCCACCCGCTGCTGCTGTCCGCCCGAGAGCTGGTGTGGATACTTGTGCTCGTGCCCCTGAATGCCCACCTTGTCGATCCACTGGCGCGCGAGCGCTTCGCGCTCGGACCTCGGGAGCTTCACCTCGCCGTGGTCGAGCTCGAGGCCGAAGGTCACGTTATGAAGAACAGTCAGGTGTGGAAACGAGCTGTACTTCTGGAAGATCATCCCCCGGTCGCGTCCGGGTCCGGTGACGCGGTGCCCGCGCACCCGCACCGCGCCCGAGCTCGGTGGGTAGACGTCGGCAAAGCCCTGGATGAGGTTCAGGATGGTCGACTTACCGCAGCCCGAAGGTCCGATGATCGCCACGAACTCCCCGTAGTCGGGAACGTCGTCGATCCGGAAACTGACGTCGCGGATGGCGGTGAACTCTCCCGGCAGTCCGGGGCTGAACGTCTTGGTAACGCTCTCGAACTCGATCACCGCCGACCGTGTGTTCACCGCTTCTGATCTCGATAGGGGAAGAGCCACCGTCCCGCCGCCGCCCAGAGCTTATCGGTGAGGAAGGCTACTGCCACGATGATGACGAGAACGAGGTAGATGTGCTCTCGCGGCCCCCGACGCTGGGACGTGATGATGATCCCGCCGAGCCCGCGGCCCACGTCCACCATCTCTGCGAGCAAGATGTAGCTCCAACCCACACCGAAGCCCAGCCGCATCGCTTGCCAGATGTCGGGCCAGGCAACGGGCAGCAGCACCCGCCTCACGGCATCCCATCGAGTGGCGCCGAGCGTATAGGCAGTTTTCAGATAGGTGTCGTCCACCGTATCCACCGCCGCCACGAAGAGAGGGACGAGGTAGATGGAGAACGCCAGCGCGAGGAACATGACCTTCTGAAGCTCGCCCGTCCCGAAGAGAGACAAGGTGAGCGGCACCAGAGTGGGAATGGGGAGGTACGCGCCGAAGACCGTCAGCGGCGTGAAAGCCGCTTTCACTTTCGTGAACGCGCCCATCAGGAGCCCGAGCGGAAACGACACGGCGAACGCGAGGAGGAATCCCTCGACCACGCGAGTCAAGGAGACGCCGAGGTTGCGAGTGAGCGCCCGGTCGAACCAGAGCTGCCCAAAAGACGCCACCACCTCGCCCGGTGAGGGGAGGATGGTCGGCGAAATCATTCGCTCCTCCGCCGCTCCGGTGGTGGCGAGGGTCCATACCCCGAGTAGGACGACTACGGGAACGAGGCCCAGAAGCCAGGTCTTCCATGCCGGCAGCTTCTCCCGAATACGCAGCAGTCCGCTGTGAACGGACTGCGGCGCCTCGGTCGTCACTTCGCTTCCGGTGGATAGACCGAAATCTCGACGCGCCGATTCAGCGCGTGGTTCGACGGATCGTCGGGGTTGGCCGGTTCGTCCCAGGCCATACCCTCGATGGTGAATTTGTTCGGATCGAAGTCGTACTTCTTCACCAGAGCTTGCCGGACGGCGTCGGCGCGGTCCATCGAAAGCCCCTTCACGTCCTCATAACGCGTCCCCTTTCCTCTCATCGAGGAGTCCGTGTGCCCGACCACCGCGACCACCGCGCGCTCGTATTGGCCGACGAGCCGGGCCACTTTCTCCAGCGTGGCAGCGACGCTCGGGTCGTAGAGCGTGTTGGGTATGGGCTTACCCATCTCGTCGTGCTCGGGCTCGAAGACGTTCGCGGAGTTCGGATAGAAGTTGATCCGGATCGTCTGGGTGAGGATTGGCGACTCGGCCGCGACCTTCTTGTAGCTCGTCGGCGCGAAGGTGGATCGGCTCTCGTCCTTCTGATGGGCGAAGGTTCCCGCCCGGTCGAGCTCCTGGATGATGGAGAAATCCATCACCTCGTCGAAGCGCACCGGGGTGTCGATGAGTCCGAGCTCGCGATAGACGAAGGTGACGTTCTTCCACGTCCTCTCGAAGTTTGCGGGGTCGTTCGCGTTCAGGAAGAACGCTTTGTTCTCCCCGAAGTTCGTGGAGTGGGCGTCCTGCGCCATCGCCCGAACCTCGTCGGCTTGCATCCCGTAGCCGTCGGCCATCCACTGGTAGGCCATCTCGCGCTGAGCGGGGTCCTTCAGACGGTCCATGCCATCGAAGATCCCCGCGACCAGGCCCTTGATGATTTCCGGGTGGTCGTTAGCGAAATCGGCGCGCGCCGCCCAGACGTCGGCGATGAGCTTGTTCGCCTCGGCGGTCGTGGTGAGGATCCGCGTTCCCGTCACCTTGTCCGGGATGTTGTAGATGTCGGGTGCCCAGGAGACGCAAGCATCGATCGACCTGTCGGCGACGAACGCCGCCGCCGCCTCGAATGCGGTGGCGGTGTACTTGTGGTTGACGTCGGACGGCTGGACTCCAGCGTTCAGCAACAGGTTATTAATGAAGTACTGCGAGGGCGAGTTTTGGGCGTAGACGATGGTCTTCCCCTTGAGGTCGGCCACCGAGCCAATGTTGCCGCGGATCACGATGCCGTCGCCTCCCGAGGACCAGTCGACCTGCTGGTAGATTCGCGGGGCACTCCTGGAATCCTTCATGAGGTCGGGAGCGAAGAGAACCATCATATCGAGCGTACCCCAGAGCACGTGGCTGTCGCCCGACGCGAAGGCGTCGCGGGCCACCACGGGATCGTCGATGAGCCTGAGGTTGACCTGAAAGCCGTGCTTCTTCGCGAAAATCGACTCGGGGTTGGGAGCGAATCCCCCGTTCGCCGCCACGATGGGGAGCCACCCAATCCAGACGTTGATGGGGAAGTTGACGACCTTTTGTTGCGGGTCCCACTTGTAGGCGGAGACCCCTTTGACTGGCGGGAGCTTCTCACCGGGTACGTACTGGTACTCGTTGACGGTGGTGATTCCTTGGGTGTCCTGCGCCTCGACCCTCTGGAACTGGTCGAGGTCCACCTGCTGGGAGCCATCGCGGCCGCCCGGGGCGATGAGGTCGCGGAAATAGAAGGCTGCACCTCCCAGGCATGCAAGAACGAACAGGAACAGGACCAATTTCCCGAGCGCGGTCGGGCCGACCTTCGGCTGGTCTTCCGTTTGTGCCATCTTGGACTCTCCTTAACTTTGCTTCTCCGGCCCCATTTCCTTCGTCGGGAGCGGTGCCTTGGTCTCCTCGACGTCGGGCGGCGGTGATTCGAGACCGTAGGCGGCGGCGAACTCGGCGAGCGCGGCATCGGCCAAAGCCTGCTGCTCGGCTTCGAGCAGCTCGACCTTGGTCGTGTCGATGGTGGAGGCGGCAACGCGCGCCCGCCCGGCGGCCTTGTCGCGTCGCTCGGTGAGGTATTCCTCCACGCGGTTGAGCGTGTCGCCGCCACCGCCGATAGACGTGATCATGCCCGTTGCCATCTCCTGGAGCTCGGCCTGGGCCTCGAGCATCTGCGTTTCCGTCATCATTCGCTTGAGCTTCTCGATGGTCTCCTGAGCGTCGCGGACGGCGACGTCGCGCGACTTCACGAGCTTGGTGTACGTTTGTTCGGCCACCTCGAGTTGTCTGCGATTCTCCTCGAGCTGCTCCTTGACGGTCTTGAGCTGAAGGGCGTATTGCCCCGCGGCGTTGCGGTTTCCCACCTTGAGGTTCGCGGCCGCCTTGGCGGCGAAATCGCGCTCCTGCGCCTCCAGGTTTTTCACCTGGCGCAGCAGCCGCTCGGCGAAGCCGGCATGGTTCGCCAGGTTCTCGTTGAACCTCGCGATCTGCCGGCGGAGATTCTCCTTCTCGGCTTCGATGAGAGCCCTGGGATTCTGCCGCTCCAGACCCGAGATGAAGAGGCTCAAGAAGCCACGGAAGAGGTTCGCGATGCGGCTCAGCATAATTGGCCCCTCCTCTCGGCGCTCGCGCCGGCACGTTGACGCGCGCCAGGAAACAACAGCGGAATCGATAAGATTTTATCAGGGCCCGGGCGAAATACGAGTCCCATCCCGCCGCCCGTAACCCTGTTGAGTCTCGCTCACGTTCTTCCTGGAAAGTGACGCGAGTGGGGGCGGGCAAATCGTCTCAGATGCGCCGCATAGAGCTCTGTCGTCCGTGGCGCGAAGCCGATTCGCCTCCGCCTGCCTTCGCGCGTTTCTTAATGTTTTCGGCGAGCTTCGCCGGCGCGTCGTTGAGGGCGCCGCCAAGCCGGTTCATTGACGCACCGCGCGGTGAGCTTCGATGAGCGCTCTCGCCCCTGCCACCACGCCCGCTGCGGGATTATCGCGCTCCCGAAACGTTCGCGCGCCGATCCAGGCGCCGTCCATGAGAAGCGCGAGTTGCGCCGCTAGCTCCTCGGGATCGCGCAGCTTGGCCTCTCGGGCGAGATCGGCCAGGCGGCGGCGAACGGCCATTTTGTGCCGCAGAGCGACCTGATGGGCCGGGTGCTCGAGCTCGGGAAACGCCATGGCTGCGCCCTGAAACACGCAGCCTAGACACTCCGGGCTCGACGCGAGCTTGCCGACGGCATCGAACAGACTCCTGAGCTTCGCCTCGGCGGAATCAGCGCGCTCCATCGCCGATTCGGCCCACGCCCAGAACCGCGCGTCGGTTCGCTCCAGGTAGGCGGCGATCATTTCGTCTTTGGACGCGAAGTGACGATAGAGCGTCATCTTCGCGACGCCAGACTCCGACAGAATCCGGTCGATGCCCACCGCTCGAAAGCCATAGCGCTGGAAGAGGTCTCCGGCTGTGTCGAGCAGGCGATCCCGAGGTGACGCTTTCCCTTTTCCAGCCAAACGACCTCCTTACGAGTTTCTCTCTCCTGACAATTATACAGACCTGTCAGTATTCTCAGATGATACAGATAGGTCTGTATAATTCCAACCAAACCACGATCCACATTCCATCCCTTCCCGAAAGTTACGGTTCGAGCGATTGCAGTAACTGGCAACTCGAGCCGGAGCGATCCCGATCCAGACCAGGAATCGTGCTAAGAATTGCCGATGAAGCACCGGACTCGACTCGTGAGGCTCGCCGTTGCATTGACGAGCGGGGTTTGGTACGCGCTTTCCAGCTTCGTCTATCTCTTGAAGCGCCCGTCTCTCTGGCCTCTCTCGCTGCTCCCGGCGGTGGCGACGGTTCTGCTCGTGAGTGTGGGTCTGGCGGCCGGATTCTGGATCGGCCCGGCGCTGGCCAACGGTGTCATCGAAGGGGAAAGCCTCTGGGTCTCCGCCGCGAGCGTCGGCGCGCGGTTTGCGGCGGTCCTGGGCGGCGCCGTTGCAGGACTCGGCGTTGCGCTCCTTCTGACCGCGCCCTTCCAGGAACTCTTGTCGCGGAAGGTTGAGCACCAGCTGCGCGGTGAGCTCGTGGACCCGGCCCGAGGCATCCGCTGGGAGATGATCCAGGCACTCAAAGGTGCCCTCTATTTTCTTTCACGCACCCCTTTCGTCATCGTGCTCGGGCTGGTCCCAATCGCCGGCCCGCCGCTCGCCCTTCTCTGGGCGGCGCACAGCCTCGCTTTCCAGCAAACCGACTCTACCCTGGCGCGCCACGGCCTCGACTTCGGAAATCGCCGCCGGTGGCACCGGCAGCACCGCATCGAAAGCATCGGCTTCGGCCTCGGCGGGCTAGCGACGCTCCTCGTCCCGGTCGCGAATTTCCTGCTCATGCCCGTTCTCGTGGTGGGCGCGACCCGGATGGCACTGGCGCGCTTGCCTCGAGCCGAGCCGAGTGGATAACGGATAAGCTCGATTCGTATCGTCGCTCTCCGAGCGGCGCTTCAGCTTCAGCTCACCTCTACTTGAATCGGGCCCTGCCTTCGAGAACTTTCGGGCGATCGTCATGAAACAGGGATTGGCTGTCATCGCCATCGCGTTTCGGATCCTCGTGAGCGTGTCCTCTTCGGCGAACCACCAGGGGATTCCACAGGCCCGGGCGCGCTACCTTACTTGCTTTGTGTCCTCGTCTGATGACTTCACTTCTTTGGTCCGACCAAACCATGGCCTCCCATCGGCATGGTGACGAAGCGCTCGCCAAACCCGGCGATGAACGGCTTGCCCCGGGCGATCGCCCGCCGTACGGCCGGGAGCGCGAGAGACGCCTCGTGGTCATCCTTGCTCTCCCAGACCTCAGTGACCCATATCGCATCGGCGTCCTTCTCGTCTTTCGCAATGATGTAGCTCACGCAGCCAGGCATGTCTTTCGTGCCTGCCAGCAGGATCTCGATCAGCGCATCGCGCTGGTCCGGTGTGGCGATGATCTTGCCAATGAGCCCGTACATCTTAACGTCCTCCAATACCTTCTCCTCTTGATCCGGACGCTCAGTGACGGTCAACGCCAGCAGAATGATCACGGACCTCGTAACCACTGTGATCTATTCCTTTCTGATTCGCGGGGGTTTGACGTTGGTTCCGCACCGCCTCTTGTGGAATCTTCCCCCGGAGACCGGCCGAGATTGTGTTGGCGATGACGAAATCGGTCCTGTGGTGAAGGAGTCCTATCATGACCTGCAACAATTCTATAACCGGCTTGATCTTGTGAATCACTCACTTTGGAATTCTGTTACAGATTCCGCGTTTTCAGATGATCGGCATCAGGCTTGACAGTGCGCGGCGAAAGCAGGAGAGTCAGTGTCAAGGCACTTTCGTTTCGCGGTGCGGGCGGCCTTGCCGGTCATGCACCATGATGCACACAAAGAACTGCTCCACCGAAGGTGACTTCTCAGACCTCGAGCGTCACGCCAGGGGCCTGCGTTCGATGCGATACTCCGTCCAAACGAGCCCACCGCTGAGCGGTCTCGTGGGCAACCTGTGGTCCCTGAGCGATGCACCGAGCCACGAGCGCGAGCGCAAGACGTAGAACGCGATGGCGCGATCCACGTTCTGAAGAGGAGTGTCTCCGATGAAGCGATTATCCTCGACTCTGAAAGAGTTCATCGAGAAGCAGGAGCTGCTTCGAATCGCCTGGACCGATGGCGGCGCAGCACGCGTCGTACCTGTCTGGTTCGTCATTCTCGATCGGCAGTACTACATCGGCACCGGGTCCAGAAGCGCCAAATGGAAAGCCATGAAGAGGCGGCCGCGCGTCGGCTGGGCCATCGATGGCGGCGCGAAGGGCAAGTACAAGGGCCTGTCGGTGCACGGCAACGCCGAGGAGGTGACCGACGGGAAGCTGCGGGCCAAGCTCTATGCGGCCTTTGGCAGAAAGTATTTCGGGTCGGCGGATCATCCCAAGCACAAGGAGATCTGGGGAGAGGTCGACGATCCCGGAACGGTCTTCATTCATCTGAAAGTCGCGGACGGCTTCTGGTGGGAGTACTGAGGGGAGAGCTCTTCAGCGGACAGGGGTAGGGAAATTATTCTTCGCACAGTATGCTTTACGGACGACGACGTCGTGTTCACCGTTCTCCTGTCGCTTTCCTCTGAGTCGACGTCGCGGACGCTGTCGCAATCCATTTACGTTCCCATCGATTTTGGCGTCGCCAACGAGATCGAAGGCCTCGAGATCTGGGTCGCGGGCGACGAGGAAACCCCGTTCACTCCCGGCTCGCGGACGTTCCTGTTCACCTACTTCACTGTCCACACTCAGGCTGCGCTCTTGGAGCGCCCGTCTCCTGGACCGGCCGCGGCTAGCGACTGCCGCACGCCCTCGCTATATGGCGTCTTCGTAATGTTTCCGATCAGACGTTGGAGCGCTGAGTCATCGACGATGAGAGGTTCCGCCAGCAAGTAGTGCATTTCGACGAACTCCCGCAGA
This genomic stretch from Vicinamibacteria bacterium harbors:
- a CDS encoding putative quinol monooxygenase, producing the protein MIILLALTVTERPDQEEKVLEDVKMYGLIGKIIATPDQRDALIEILLAGTKDMPGCVSYIIAKDEKDADAIWVTEVWESKDDHEASLALPAVRRAIARGKPFIAGFGERFVTMPMGGHGLVGPKK
- a CDS encoding ABC transporter permease, with translation MTTEAPQSVHSGLLRIREKLPAWKTWLLGLVPVVVLLGVWTLATTGAAEERMISPTILPSPGEVVASFGQLWFDRALTRNLGVSLTRVVEGFLLAFAVSFPLGLLMGAFTKVKAAFTPLTVFGAYLPIPTLVPLTLSLFGTGELQKVMFLALAFSIYLVPLFVAAVDTVDDTYLKTAYTLGATRWDAVRRVLLPVAWPDIWQAMRLGFGVGWSYILLAEMVDVGRGLGGIIITSQRRGPREHIYLVLVIIVAVAFLTDKLWAAAGRWLFPYRDQKR
- a CDS encoding ABC transporter ATP-binding protein, coding for MNTRSAVIEFESVTKTFSPGLPGEFTAIRDVSFRIDDVPDYGEFVAIIGPSGCGKSTILNLIQGFADVYPPSSGAVRVRGHRVTGPGRDRGMIFQKYSSFPHLTVLHNVTFGLELDHGEVKLPRSEREALARQWIDKVGIQGHEHKYPHQLSGGQQQRVAIARTLVLKPKIILMDEPFSALDEPTRLDMQRLIMELWHEVQATVLIVTHSIAEAVYLGDRVWVMAAAPGRIAHEFRDGIPKTRDADPLAVQETAAFKEAVAAVGEAFRKVDTLK
- a CDS encoding phosphate ABC transporter substrate-binding/OmpA family protein, yielding MAQTEDQPKVGPTALGKLVLFLFVLACLGGAAFYFRDLIAPGGRDGSQQVDLDQFQRVEAQDTQGITTVNEYQYVPGEKLPPVKGVSAYKWDPQQKVVNFPINVWIGWLPIVAANGGFAPNPESIFAKKHGFQVNLRLIDDPVVARDAFASGDSHVLWGTLDMMVLFAPDLMKDSRSAPRIYQQVDWSSGGDGIVIRGNIGSVADLKGKTIVYAQNSPSQYFINNLLLNAGVQPSDVNHKYTATAFEAAAAFVADRSIDACVSWAPDIYNIPDKVTGTRILTTTAEANKLIADVWAARADFANDHPEIIKGLVAGIFDGMDRLKDPAQREMAYQWMADGYGMQADEVRAMAQDAHSTNFGENKAFFLNANDPANFERTWKNVTFVYRELGLIDTPVRFDEVMDFSIIQELDRAGTFAHQKDESRSTFAPTSYKKVAAESPILTQTIRINFYPNSANVFEPEHDEMGKPIPNTLYDPSVAATLEKVARLVGQYERAVVAVVGHTDSSMRGKGTRYEDVKGLSMDRADAVRQALVKKYDFDPNKFTIEGMAWDEPANPDDPSNHALNRRVEISVYPPEAK
- a CDS encoding EI24 domain-containing protein, whose product is MKHRTRLVRLAVALTSGVWYALSSFVYLLKRPSLWPLSLLPAVATVLLVSVGLAAGFWIGPALANGVIEGESLWVSAASVGARFAAVLGGAVAGLGVALLLTAPFQELLSRKVEHQLRGELVDPARGIRWEMIQALKGALYFLSRTPFVIVLGLVPIAGPPLALLWAAHSLAFQQTDSTLARHGLDFGNRRRWHRQHRIESIGFGLGGLATLLVPVANFLLMPVLVVGATRMALARLPRAEPSG
- a CDS encoding PspA/IM30 family protein; the encoded protein is MLSRIANLFRGFLSLFISGLERQNPRALIEAEKENLRRQIARFNENLANHAGFAERLLRQVKNLEAQERDFAAKAAANLKVGNRNAAGQYALQLKTVKEQLEENRRQLEVAEQTYTKLVKSRDVAVRDAQETIEKLKRMMTETQMLEAQAELQEMATGMITSIGGGGDTLNRVEEYLTERRDKAAGRARVAASTIDTTKVELLEAEQQALADAALAEFAAAYGLESPPPDVEETKAPLPTKEMGPEKQS
- a CDS encoding pyridoxamine 5'-phosphate oxidase family protein, whose amino-acid sequence is MKRLSSTLKEFIEKQELLRIAWTDGGAARVVPVWFVILDRQYYIGTGSRSAKWKAMKRRPRVGWAIDGGAKGKYKGLSVHGNAEEVTDGKLRAKLYAAFGRKYFGSADHPKHKEIWGEVDDPGTVFIHLKVADGFWWEY
- a CDS encoding TetR/AcrR family transcriptional regulator is translated as MAGKGKASPRDRLLDTAGDLFQRYGFRAVGIDRILSESGVAKMTLYRHFASKDEMIAAYLERTDARFWAWAESAMERADSAEAKLRSLFDAVGKLASSPECLGCVFQGAAMAFPELEHPAHQVALRHKMAVRRRLADLAREAKLRDPEELAAQLALLMDGAWIGARTFRERDNPAAGVVAGARALIEAHRAVRQ